The following proteins are encoded in a genomic region of Reichenbachiella sp.:
- a CDS encoding fatty acid desaturase, with translation MSDIEIKAFAKEMMKTLQKYKQTSYKKAIWQICNSMIPFVAIWIAMYWAFSYNLFLFFGLGVINAFFLVRIFIIQHDCGHHSFVKSKKWRDAIGFVCSIFSAMPYKYWADAHAFHHNHNGKLETRDIGDINTLTVKEYQEMGTWDRIKYQIFRFPIVTFMIGPIIYFIRNMRLPLVVLENKKSRAFWSVMINNVVVIGGVIALCMIFDWKAILATYLTVLYLFSIIAIWFFFVQHQHEDGYKRWENDWDHFVSAVKGSTYYKLPGLVNWLTGNIGVHHIHHLYSAIPNYNLVKCIKENPEFSKYTTIVTFWESLKYMNHKLWDEDAQRMITFGEYKKLYKVAA, from the coding sequence ATGAGTGACATTGAAATTAAAGCGTTTGCGAAGGAGATGATGAAGACGCTGCAGAAGTATAAGCAGACGTCCTATAAGAAGGCCATTTGGCAAATTTGCAATTCGATGATCCCATTTGTGGCGATATGGATTGCCATGTATTGGGCCTTTTCATACAACCTATTTTTATTCTTTGGGTTGGGTGTGATTAATGCGTTTTTCTTAGTGAGAATATTTATCATCCAGCATGACTGTGGCCATCATTCTTTCGTGAAGTCGAAAAAATGGAGAGATGCCATCGGATTTGTCTGTAGTATTTTTAGTGCCATGCCCTATAAATATTGGGCAGATGCACATGCCTTTCACCACAACCATAATGGTAAATTGGAAACACGTGACATTGGTGATATCAATACCTTGACAGTAAAAGAATATCAGGAAATGGGTACTTGGGATAGAATCAAATATCAGATATTCAGATTTCCGATAGTCACTTTTATGATCGGTCCAATTATCTATTTCATCAGAAATATGAGACTACCATTAGTAGTATTGGAAAATAAAAAATCAAGAGCTTTTTGGAGTGTAATGATCAATAATGTAGTAGTCATCGGAGGAGTGATAGCGCTATGTATGATTTTCGATTGGAAAGCAATTTTGGCGACCTACTTAACCGTACTCTATCTGTTTTCAATTATCGCTATCTGGTTTTTCTTTGTGCAACATCAGCATGAAGACGGCTACAAGAGATGGGAAAATGATTGGGACCATTTTGTGTCTGCAGTGAAAGGAAGTACCTATTACAAATTGCCAGGATTGGTGAATTGGTTGACAGGAAATATTGGTGTACACCATATTCATCACCTGTACTCAGCTATTCCTAATTACAACTTAGTGAAATGTATCAAAGAAAACCCTGAGTTTAGTAAGTACACGACGATCGTGACCTTTTGGGAAAGTCTAAAATATATGAATCACAAGCTTTGGGATGAAGACGCGCAGCGTATGATTACATTCGGAGAATATAAGAAGCTATATAAAGTGGCGGCTTAG
- a CDS encoding ABC transporter permease encodes MTRLLQIEWLKLRYNRAFWILISMYSAGVIIVCSGVMMLLQYLKSKGADFNGIDPTIIPFYDFPDVWHNIAYIATFFKVLLGFIMVISIANEASYRTMRQNIIDGLSKKEFLMTKLLIIGILSIGAMLLLFLIGLTTGSIYSHVWGWKYIFSDLQFLFAYGFEVFCYLTFALMIALLVRKAGLVIVGLLMYTLIFDPVASKLLEHFPHIWDQIRFLKDYLPVTAMNNLIHVPYMKYFFQEIQDYISWRELSIASGWLIANISLSYWILKKRDL; translated from the coding sequence ATGACTAGACTCCTACAAATAGAATGGCTCAAATTGCGTTACAATCGAGCCTTTTGGATATTGATCAGCATGTATTCTGCAGGAGTAATTATTGTTTGCTCTGGTGTAATGATGCTATTACAATACCTAAAAAGTAAAGGTGCTGATTTCAATGGCATCGATCCTACGATCATTCCATTTTATGACTTCCCGGATGTATGGCACAACATTGCCTATATCGCTACTTTCTTCAAAGTACTATTGGGATTCATTATGGTGATATCTATTGCCAATGAAGCTTCTTATCGTACCATGCGACAAAACATCATTGACGGACTGAGCAAAAAAGAATTCCTGATGACCAAATTATTGATCATTGGCATTCTTTCCATTGGCGCTATGTTGTTGCTATTCCTGATAGGTCTTACCACAGGAAGTATCTATTCTCATGTCTGGGGATGGAAATATATTTTCTCTGACTTACAATTTTTGTTTGCTTATGGATTTGAAGTTTTCTGTTACCTGACATTCGCACTAATGATTGCTTTGTTGGTAAGAAAAGCGGGGTTGGTCATCGTTGGGCTACTCATGTACACCCTGATTTTTGATCCGGTGGCTTCCAAGTTGTTAGAGCATTTTCCTCACATCTGGGATCAGATTAGATTTCTGAAAGACTATCTACCAGTAACTGCCATGAACAATCTTATTCATGTCCCTTACATGAAATACTTTTTCCAGGAAATTCAGGATTATATTTCATGGAGAGAGCTATCCATTGCCTCTGGCTGGTTGATAGCCAATATCAGTTTGAGCTATTGGATACTAAAGAAAAGAGATTTGTAG
- a CDS encoding ABC transporter ATP-binding protein, whose amino-acid sequence MKYILETKGLTKKYGKLTALDQLNLTIEPGQVFGLLGPNGSGKTTTLGMILDVIKPSSGSYSWFDVEPSADSRKKIGAILETPCFYPYLSAVRNLRIIAKIKECPESRIDEVLKQVGLFERKDDSFKTYSLGMKQRLAIASALLADPPVLILDEPTNGLDPQGIVEIREIIQQIASSGKTIILASHLLDEVQKVCTHFCVLRKGEKLYQGSVDEALSDQKTIEVAAASIPKLEEALQTLEGVSKIEKLPDLLSLTTVNGLSPESINAFLFEKGITATHLVKKGGSLEKQFLKILNEND is encoded by the coding sequence TTGAAATATATACTCGAAACCAAAGGACTCACCAAAAAATATGGTAAACTCACTGCGTTGGATCAACTCAATCTGACGATAGAGCCAGGGCAGGTCTTCGGACTACTCGGCCCAAATGGAAGTGGAAAAACCACTACCCTCGGCATGATACTCGATGTGATCAAACCGAGCAGCGGAAGCTACTCGTGGTTTGATGTTGAACCAAGCGCAGACAGTCGTAAAAAAATAGGTGCCATTCTCGAGACACCTTGCTTCTACCCCTACCTATCAGCGGTTAGAAACCTTAGAATCATAGCTAAGATCAAAGAATGCCCGGAATCAAGGATTGATGAGGTGCTGAAGCAGGTAGGTCTATTTGAAAGAAAAGATGATTCATTCAAGACCTATTCATTAGGCATGAAGCAGCGGCTAGCCATCGCTTCAGCGCTCTTGGCCGACCCACCAGTCTTGATTCTAGATGAACCTACGAATGGTTTGGATCCGCAAGGCATAGTTGAAATCAGAGAAATCATTCAGCAGATTGCCTCTTCGGGCAAAACGATCATTCTAGCGAGTCATTTACTAGATGAGGTTCAAAAAGTTTGTACTCATTTTTGTGTTTTGCGAAAAGGAGAAAAGCTCTATCAAGGAAGTGTAGATGAAGCGCTTTCTGATCAGAAAACCATCGAAGTGGCGGCAGCTAGCATTCCCAAATTAGAGGAAGCATTACAAACCCTGGAAGGTGTTTCTAAAATTGAGAAATTGCCTGACTTGCTTTCACTAACTACCGTCAATGGACTCTCTCCAGAATCTATCAATGCCTTCCTTTTTGAAAAAGGAATAACAGCCACGCACTTGGTCAAAAAGGGCGGCAGCCTTGAAAAACAATTCCTCAAAATACTCAACGAAAATGACTAG
- a CDS encoding DUF4252 domain-containing protein: MIDSLKGQKLTHSALLKKGRVWLFSLGLLFTTLLANAQSSAITDLKEDQLTNMSLYFYPSTLRMVNLNNNEEFNRLIQDIEKLIFFKMNGKFENIDMYNLVNHLQSNEDFEEYVVVDGPTKKFYLLGREKPTETVGIALLENEHFVFDVAGSLELKELPKLYQYISENDSTFQNKFSQILGLMEMGDDIAD; this comes from the coding sequence ATGATTGATAGTTTGAAAGGTCAAAAACTCACTCACTCTGCTCTTTTGAAAAAGGGCAGAGTATGGCTATTCTCTCTTGGGTTATTGTTTACAACGCTCCTTGCCAATGCACAGAGCAGTGCAATAACCGACTTGAAAGAAGACCAACTCACCAACATGAGTTTGTATTTCTATCCTAGTACACTAAGGATGGTCAATCTCAACAACAACGAAGAGTTCAATCGGTTGATTCAAGACATCGAAAAGCTCATTTTCTTTAAAATGAATGGCAAATTCGAAAACATTGACATGTACAACCTGGTCAATCATTTGCAATCCAATGAAGATTTTGAAGAATATGTAGTGGTAGATGGACCCACCAAGAAGTTTTATCTCCTGGGTCGCGAAAAACCAACTGAAACGGTAGGTATTGCGCTCTTGGAAAATGAACACTTCGTATTCGATGTGGCTGGTAGTTTAGAACTCAAAGAACTACCCAAATTGTATCAATACATCTCGGAAAATGATTCCACCTTTCAGAACAAGTTTTCACAAATACTTGGGCTCATGGAAATGGGCGATGACATAGCAGACTAA
- a CDS encoding DUF4252 domain-containing protein has product MKKLMIIMIAVTGSFSTMAQDNAISKYFSNYTADTAFTKVTVTSKMFSLFTEIEGEDEAEKEVLEALSKLKGIKALINENPTNSKTLYANAIKAIDKDKKYEELMSVEGNDENIKFMIRDEGSIINELLMIVSGDDEFLIMSLFGEIDLKQIAKLSRIMKMKGMDHLKALDNEND; this is encoded by the coding sequence ATGAAAAAGTTAATGATAATAATGATAGCCGTGACTGGGAGTTTTTCCACTATGGCACAAGACAATGCGATAAGCAAATATTTTTCAAACTACACGGCTGACACGGCATTCACTAAAGTGACTGTGACCAGCAAAATGTTCTCCTTATTTACAGAAATAGAAGGTGAAGACGAGGCTGAAAAAGAAGTGCTAGAGGCATTGAGCAAACTCAAAGGCATCAAAGCTTTGATCAATGAAAATCCTACAAATTCTAAAACGCTATATGCCAATGCGATCAAAGCCATAGACAAAGACAAAAAATATGAGGAGCTCATGTCTGTAGAAGGGAATGATGAAAACATCAAATTCATGATTCGAGACGAAGGCAGTATCATCAACGAACTACTCATGATAGTATCTGGTGATGATGAATTTCTAATTATGAGCCTTTTCGGGGAAATTGATTTGAAACAGATCGCCAAGCTTTCCAGAATCATGAAAATGAAAGGCATGGACCATCTCAAAGCATTGGACAACGAAAATGATTGA
- a CDS encoding RNA polymerase sigma factor: MTTEQFKTDVLSVKNKLYRYALSIVCEVELAEDIVQEVFMKLWNQREKLKDIKNIEAWSMTITRNQCLDKLRKKKMHVVDLSEAKYQISGHHVSDHLSINNDLMEKIESTLELLPEKQREIFRLRELLGYSNQEIEEITGLDDTQVKVYLFRARQKVRASLSKILNYGVETNQAAV; the protein is encoded by the coding sequence ATGACCACAGAACAATTTAAAACCGACGTCTTATCAGTCAAGAACAAACTCTACCGATATGCCCTGAGTATCGTGTGTGAGGTAGAATTGGCCGAGGACATCGTACAAGAAGTGTTCATGAAGCTTTGGAACCAGCGAGAAAAACTCAAGGATATCAAAAACATAGAAGCCTGGAGTATGACAATTACCAGAAATCAATGTTTGGACAAATTGAGAAAAAAGAAAATGCATGTGGTGGATCTATCGGAAGCCAAATACCAAATATCAGGGCATCACGTATCCGACCATCTCAGCATCAACAATGATTTGATGGAAAAGATCGAGTCTACGCTGGAGCTGCTACCCGAAAAACAACGTGAGATTTTTCGGCTGCGGGAATTACTGGGCTATTCCAATCAGGAGATTGAAGAAATCACAGGATTGGACGACACTCAGGTGAAAGTATACTTGTTCAGGGCAAGACAAAAAGTAAGGGCATCATTGAGTAAAATATTGAACTATGGAGTGGAAACAAATCAAGCAGCTGTCTGA
- a CDS encoding LytTR family DNA-binding domain-containing protein, producing MAIIKNPYDKNLLKAVLALVVCFFALYSNLLELAGVFTIIVFGEKWLNQIIVLDVDRLWQPFKFLIIAIEVSVCSGFFALLLALFFMPDAGEFVSFLHLGRLILVSILGTVVLIGRRYKNDHDSVRSFSRQAILIGCLMIFLFYFGNPERFILASFPLDDLMDLMFTIATLCLYWMLYLAIAVWSEKITQRYEEKIVSAWYIIILVVALLPLDYLLLNLYLDNIYQTSIYTDYWVLEMPLKLILLVLVGYFSVKKKGVELKTETIKFQVKAGKATKLLPADDILYFQVQYQNTYAVTTDHEKVVMEESLSELEERLSASEFFRLNRQVLARKEAIQGFEPLTNRKLRAQLLAVADFSPFHEISRLRAPAFKRWMAQ from the coding sequence ATGGCGATCATAAAAAATCCGTATGATAAGAACCTACTCAAAGCTGTATTGGCTTTAGTTGTTTGCTTTTTTGCATTGTACTCTAATTTGTTAGAGTTAGCTGGGGTATTCACTATTATTGTTTTTGGTGAAAAATGGCTTAATCAAATCATAGTTTTGGATGTAGATCGATTATGGCAGCCATTCAAATTTTTGATTATAGCGATTGAAGTAAGTGTCTGTTCTGGTTTTTTTGCCCTTTTACTTGCGTTGTTTTTTATGCCAGATGCGGGTGAATTTGTTTCCTTCTTACATCTTGGTCGTTTAATTCTGGTATCTATTTTGGGAACCGTTGTGCTGATTGGTCGACGGTACAAAAATGACCACGATAGCGTTCGGTCATTTAGTAGGCAGGCTATACTTATAGGTTGCCTGATGATATTCTTATTTTATTTTGGAAACCCTGAACGCTTTATTCTAGCGAGTTTTCCACTGGATGACCTGATGGATTTGATGTTTACCATCGCTACGTTGTGTCTCTACTGGATGTTGTATCTCGCAATAGCTGTGTGGTCAGAAAAAATCACCCAAAGATACGAAGAGAAGATCGTCAGCGCTTGGTATATTATAATTCTAGTTGTAGCCCTTTTACCGCTTGATTATTTGTTGCTGAACTTGTATTTGGATAACATATATCAGACGTCCATCTATACTGACTATTGGGTTTTAGAAATGCCTTTGAAACTGATTTTACTTGTTTTGGTGGGTTATTTTTCAGTAAAGAAAAAAGGAGTGGAGCTCAAGACTGAGACGATCAAATTTCAAGTAAAAGCAGGAAAGGCGACTAAACTGCTTCCTGCAGATGACATTCTTTATTTTCAAGTTCAATATCAAAACACCTACGCTGTTACCACAGATCATGAAAAAGTGGTCATGGAAGAATCGTTATCTGAATTGGAAGAACGATTAAGTGCCTCAGAGTTTTTTAGGTTGAACAGGCAGGTACTGGCTAGAAAAGAAGCAATTCAAGGTTTTGAACCACTGACCAATCGAAAACTAAGAGCACAACTGTTGGCCGTTGCAGACTTTTCACCATTTCATGAAATCTCTCGACTGAGAGCACCAGCGTTTAAGCGATGGATGGCCCAGTAG
- a CDS encoding serine hydrolase domain-containing protein, which yields MKRTIRACVIVAISIVCGCTSPKETRHVDVKRPTTKLDQFVGQQIDEYQIGGAIAIGIVKDGEVIAEEVYGYADFKNKKKADVQTQFYIASMTKSFVGTLVKLMEETAVMDLSVAMNDILKIDFPEGTQVDDITMEDLLIHTAGLKNSAVGIKTAYSGDFTTEELLHDLEASTYQQGYGTYDYTNLGYILAGMVLEKLTQKSWKQLLEEDIFNPLDMQQTSAYLIPSERVEFSNRLALPHTISHDSIKTGSFMKRDDTMHAAGGLVTTVSDMNKWLLAHLDTSETAYFSRDLLDEIHSDRIDFYDKSAGINNYGYGLGWEQGDWHEYDISWHGGGYPGYVSVHALVREQNLGIVIMMSQQSRVIELILNYILADQLGVDNAKELTAMEESIRSRTDRYQHYKDSIFQTVDSEEIKKVSLEKFVGRYASDQLNQLVVKSKDHQLILQLGNLLFIGEYIGDDKFLIKSEVDDTFDTVDFYHLNSTDRDSYLEMFGQKFYKGQNN from the coding sequence ATGAAAAGAACTATAAGGGCGTGTGTAATAGTTGCTATATCAATAGTATGCGGTTGTACATCACCAAAGGAGACCAGGCATGTTGACGTCAAAAGGCCTACTACTAAACTAGACCAATTCGTTGGGCAACAGATAGACGAATATCAGATCGGCGGTGCTATAGCCATAGGCATTGTAAAAGATGGTGAGGTGATCGCAGAAGAAGTCTATGGATATGCCGATTTTAAAAATAAGAAAAAGGCGGATGTGCAAACCCAATTTTACATCGCTTCCATGACCAAGTCGTTCGTTGGGACACTAGTGAAGCTCATGGAGGAAACAGCAGTGATGGATTTAAGTGTTGCGATGAATGATATACTCAAAATTGATTTTCCAGAGGGCACTCAAGTAGATGACATCACGATGGAGGACTTGCTTATTCATACTGCCGGACTTAAAAATTCCGCGGTAGGCATTAAGACGGCTTATTCTGGAGATTTTACCACTGAAGAATTGTTGCACGATTTAGAAGCTTCAACCTATCAGCAAGGCTATGGAACCTACGATTATACGAATCTGGGCTACATCCTTGCGGGCATGGTTTTAGAAAAGCTGACACAAAAGAGTTGGAAACAACTTTTGGAAGAGGATATTTTCAACCCGCTGGATATGCAACAAACCAGTGCTTATTTGATACCCAGTGAGCGGGTTGAATTTTCGAATAGATTGGCCCTTCCGCATACTATAAGTCATGATAGTATCAAGACTGGAAGCTTTATGAAGCGAGATGACACCATGCATGCAGCTGGCGGGCTGGTCACTACTGTTTCGGATATGAACAAATGGCTATTGGCACATTTGGACACATCCGAAACCGCCTACTTTTCTCGGGATCTATTGGATGAAATACACTCCGATCGAATTGATTTTTATGATAAAAGCGCTGGAATCAACAACTATGGGTATGGTCTCGGATGGGAGCAAGGCGATTGGCATGAATATGACATCTCATGGCATGGTGGAGGTTATCCTGGTTATGTATCGGTTCATGCGCTGGTCAGAGAACAAAACCTAGGTATTGTAATCATGATGAGTCAGCAAAGCAGAGTAATCGAATTGATTTTGAACTATATCCTGGCAGACCAACTGGGGGTGGATAATGCCAAGGAGTTGACCGCAATGGAAGAATCTATACGCAGTCGAACCGATCGATATCAACACTACAAAGACAGCATTTTTCAGACTGTGGATAGTGAAGAAATAAAAAAAGTCTCACTAGAAAAATTTGTTGGGAGGTATGCTAGTGATCAACTCAATCAGTTGGTGGTGAAGTCGAAAGACCATCAATTGATTTTGCAATTGGGCAATCTACTTTTCATTGGAGAATATATAGGGGATGACAAATTTCTAATCAAATCTGAAGTGGATGACACATTTGATACGGTGGATTTTTATCATCTCAACTCTACTGATCGTGATTCATATTTAGAGATGTTCGGACAAAAATTTTATAAAGGTCAAAATAATTAA
- a CDS encoding carboxypeptidase-like regulatory domain-containing protein — MKLKMLIYLFCFFFASPAWSQTDDYISISSKILNEKGEPISFAHLSVKGKNLGGITNQDGFFSYKIPEGYLNDTLVVSSIGLASLELPILELTTENTPEYIMVEQAIELEGITIYAPAKLLQKAFESFSSQVAQVPYYRCSGVYTITSEENETYTLFEQLAFDAYYRGEQDDPGMDILAHRRSIDYSMFPALYSQKSQSHIFSVSGEILGLPVFKRISSKQDELDELELKITDILNMGEQQVYVVTEFAKGANDFIDKYYNYYITAKNNQLVKVSEILADFSLRPNERMTNNGKYNNDLIEIKHSYSLAEVNGQMRITEGERVFKSLNVERLTGNLLKVHKQKARTQLYDFEDLDGQPQKFPSRLKLPDDTPYDEDFWNAWDSKRDFEFDESVQRDLTADLSLKSQFAHTNGLIKLTQSMREETFDKKDQRKQTQVSNTDQFIEDLLSNNYNSGFAPDLGWEDIPALMEIANSKEILTNFPRNILGRYYVDQCQAGIVAMWLIDSIRKNEGKKPRKAWYISPFPILQSEEDTRQINEFMSQGHNANVMIKNTEEKLNRAHESFVSWWTIAQQMSPNKAKRINPLGDTGLKWQGL; from the coding sequence ATGAAACTCAAAATGCTCATTTATCTGTTCTGTTTCTTTTTTGCATCACCTGCTTGGTCACAGACGGATGACTACATTTCAATTTCAAGTAAAATTTTAAATGAAAAAGGAGAGCCGATTTCATTTGCTCATCTCTCGGTGAAAGGTAAGAACCTTGGTGGTATCACTAACCAAGACGGTTTCTTTAGCTATAAAATCCCAGAGGGATATTTGAACGATACGCTGGTGGTATCTTCTATTGGCTTGGCTTCATTGGAGCTGCCCATCCTGGAACTGACTACGGAAAATACACCCGAATATATCATGGTTGAACAAGCCATCGAATTGGAAGGTATTACGATTTATGCTCCAGCCAAATTACTGCAGAAGGCTTTTGAATCATTCTCTTCGCAAGTAGCTCAGGTGCCTTACTACAGATGTTCTGGTGTTTATACTATTACTTCGGAGGAGAATGAAACTTATACTTTATTTGAGCAATTGGCTTTTGATGCTTACTACCGGGGAGAACAGGACGACCCAGGTATGGATATCTTAGCCCACCGCAGAAGCATAGATTACTCTATGTTTCCAGCACTTTATTCTCAAAAGTCGCAATCGCACATTTTTTCCGTGTCTGGCGAAATTTTGGGGCTACCTGTTTTTAAAAGAATCAGTTCCAAACAAGATGAGCTGGATGAATTGGAACTGAAGATCACCGATATTTTGAATATGGGCGAGCAGCAGGTTTATGTCGTCACCGAGTTTGCCAAAGGAGCCAATGATTTTATAGATAAGTATTACAATTATTACATCACGGCCAAGAACAACCAGTTGGTGAAGGTTTCAGAGATATTGGCTGATTTTTCTTTGCGGCCGAATGAAAGGATGACAAATAACGGGAAGTACAACAACGACTTGATAGAAATCAAACATTCTTATTCGTTAGCTGAAGTGAATGGACAAATGAGGATCACTGAAGGGGAGCGGGTGTTCAAATCGCTCAATGTGGAGCGGTTGACAGGAAACTTATTGAAAGTTCATAAACAAAAGGCCCGCACGCAGTTGTATGATTTTGAAGATTTGGATGGGCAGCCGCAGAAGTTTCCTTCTCGATTGAAGCTACCAGATGACACCCCTTATGATGAGGATTTTTGGAACGCCTGGGATTCGAAGCGCGATTTTGAGTTTGATGAAAGCGTGCAACGCGACCTGACTGCTGATCTTTCATTGAAATCTCAATTCGCTCATACGAATGGATTAATCAAATTGACTCAAAGCATGCGAGAAGAAACATTCGATAAGAAAGACCAAAGGAAGCAAACGCAGGTCTCCAATACAGATCAATTCATCGAAGACCTATTGAGTAACAATTATAACTCAGGCTTTGCGCCAGATTTAGGTTGGGAAGATATTCCTGCGCTCATGGAAATTGCCAACTCGAAAGAAATACTGACCAATTTTCCTAGGAATATTTTAGGTAGATACTACGTCGATCAATGCCAGGCGGGCATCGTGGCGATGTGGCTCATTGACTCTATTCGGAAAAATGAAGGGAAAAAACCTCGAAAGGCATGGTACATTTCTCCTTTCCCCATTTTACAAAGTGAGGAAGATACCAGACAAATCAACGAATTTATGAGCCAAGGCCACAATGCCAATGTGATGATAAAAAACACGGAGGAGAAACTGAATCGAGCCCATGAATCCTTTGTGTCCTGGTGGACTATCGCTCAGCAAATGAGTCCAAACAAAGCCAAAAGGATCAACCCATTGGGTGATACAGGTTTGAAGTGGCAGGGGTTATAA
- a CDS encoding dihydrofolate reductase family protein, which translates to MPRVIYYVASSIDGFIAGQNDDISDFAAGGKGVDKYLSDLQDFETVIMGRRTYEFGYQYGLEPGQPAYPHMEHFIFSNSLKIQKLAKTVHIEKLSIDRVKEIKESAKTDIYLCGGGEFAGWLLDNGLIDQLKLKLNPIILGNGIRLFGNTETKAKWNLKETESFDEGLKILTYDMVK; encoded by the coding sequence ATGCCGAGAGTAATTTACTACGTAGCAAGTTCAATTGATGGTTTCATTGCAGGACAAAACGACGATATAAGTGATTTTGCTGCAGGAGGAAAAGGTGTAGATAAATACTTGTCTGACCTTCAGGACTTTGAAACTGTGATAATGGGTCGGAGAACTTATGAATTTGGGTACCAATATGGGCTTGAACCAGGACAGCCTGCATACCCTCACATGGAGCACTTTATTTTCTCCAATTCATTGAAAATTCAAAAATTGGCTAAAACAGTCCATATTGAGAAATTATCAATCGACCGAGTGAAGGAAATAAAAGAATCGGCTAAAACTGATATTTATTTATGCGGTGGCGGGGAATTCGCCGGATGGCTTTTGGACAATGGACTAATTGACCAACTAAAATTGAAATTAAACCCAATTATTCTTGGGAATGGAATTCGGCTTTTCGGAAACACAGAAACTAAGGCAAAATGGAATTTAAAAGAAACTGAATCATTTGACGAAGGGCTAAAAATCCTGACTTATGATATGGTAAAATAA
- a CDS encoding GNAT family N-acetyltransferase codes for MKKNIINNLFELWEHIGVNGQFLHSTAQYSYVKPGNCSWPNKVFRLKESETDFKELYQHIENGNIPDSISIGEKKTLETQLLAHNFKLKSVVKGMYLNLQKKNKPTNDFVSNEKVDNEVKAMEFAKIASLSFGYEILSSTIISLINSSQLKLFIGKHSGLYVSCGMVLLDQKGISGLHMIGTIPEYRGLGLGKVMTNKLLFESFENKSKQVVLVASESGERIYSKLGFVAQGSLKSYSINK; via the coding sequence ATGAAAAAAAATATCATCAACAACCTGTTTGAATTATGGGAACACATTGGTGTCAATGGTCAATTTCTGCACAGTACAGCACAATACAGTTATGTAAAACCAGGCAATTGTTCCTGGCCCAATAAGGTTTTTAGGTTAAAGGAGTCTGAAACAGATTTTAAGGAATTGTATCAGCACATAGAAAATGGGAACATTCCTGACTCTATTTCCATTGGTGAAAAGAAAACTTTAGAAACTCAATTGTTGGCACACAACTTTAAATTAAAATCTGTTGTGAAAGGAATGTATTTAAACTTACAGAAGAAAAACAAACCTACTAATGATTTTGTTTCTAATGAGAAAGTTGACAATGAAGTAAAAGCGATGGAGTTCGCTAAAATAGCTTCACTTTCTTTTGGCTATGAAATCCTTTCATCTACCATTATTTCTCTAATAAATTCTTCTCAACTAAAATTATTTATCGGAAAACATAGCGGCCTTTATGTAAGTTGCGGAATGGTCTTACTGGACCAAAAAGGAATTTCGGGATTACACATGATTGGAACTATTCCGGAATACAGAGGACTCGGTTTGGGCAAAGTCATGACAAATAAGTTGCTATTCGAATCGTTCGAAAATAAAAGTAAACAGGTGGTATTAGTTGCCTCAGAGTCGGGTGAACGTATTTACTCTAAATTAGGGTTTGTAGCACAAGGAAGTTTAAAAAGCTATTCGATTAATAAGTAA